Proteins encoded together in one Microcaecilia unicolor chromosome 3, aMicUni1.1, whole genome shotgun sequence window:
- the TCTE1 gene encoding dynein regulatory complex subunit 5 has translation MTDPAGQADLTTSTAGVGKQRVSTARRLRRIITEDPEWSLTTVPPLTDLCLQHIVNNFESNPIVEELLPKHQETVLQKLSPSLPLSVTANLISDEGYWRRVCTKRWEICDISSYGGNWKRMFFERHMENIIEHFIPGVTDPSLVREALPLCKNYIRKLNITQLLPPIKMDLKKQDDEDSSDSESDSGAELPLTDHFDLSIVIDALPNLEELHLVYGVKNCGMNFEWNLFEFTYADCISLAKANKFCKSLKVFKLYKSKVDDLKVRVLMSSLLDHPSLVHLDLSHNLIGDRGVRAICKVMNRSKLETINLCNNQIHASGAQVIACALTKNSTLTTLNLRLNHLGDDGGQAICQALLHNSTLVNVHLGSNELTEPTGIAISLVLSRNKALRSINLTSNRIGMDGGKQLVEGMSDNKTLVEFDLRLTEVGQESEFCINQILKNNQERARLKALQHHT, from the exons ATGACAGACCCTGCAGGTCAGGCTGACTTGACCACTTCAACGGCGGGCGTGGGCAAACAGCGAGTTTCCACCGCTAGAAGGCTACGCAGGATTATTACAGAGGACCCAGAATGGTCACTCACCACTGTGCCTCCGCTGACTGACCTCTGCCTCCAGCACATCGTCAACAACTTTGAAA GCAATCCCATTGTGGAGGAGCTGCTTCCCAAGCATCAAGAGACAGTACTACAGAAACTCTCCCCCAGCCTACCCCTTTCCGTCACAGCCAACCTGATCAGTGATGAGGGCTACTGGCGGAGGGTCTGCACCAAACGCTGGGAAATCTGTGATATCTCATCGTATGGGGGCAACTGGAAGCGGATGTTCTTTGAACGTCACATGGAGAATATCATTGAGCACTTTATTCCTGGAGTAACAGATCCTAGTCTGGTCCGGGAGGCTTTGCCCCTCTGCAAGAACTACATCAGGAAGCTGAACATCACCCAGCTTCTTCCGCCAATAAAGATGGACCTAAAGAAGCAAGACGATGAAGACTCATCTGACTCAGAAAGTGATTCTGGGGCTGAATTACCCCTAACGGACCACTTTGACCTGTCAATCGTTATAGATGCCCTGCCTAACCTGGAGGAGCTACACCTTGTCTATGGAGTGAAAAATTGTGGAATGAACTTTGAATGGAACCTCTTTGAGTTCACCTATGCGGATTGCATCTCCCTGGCCAAAGCCAACAAGTTCTGCAAGTCGTTGAAG GTTTTTAAGCTGTATAAGAGCAAAGTAGACGATTTAAAAGTTCGAGTGTTGATGAGCAGTCTGCTGGATCACCCTTCACTGGTACATCTGGACCTCTCTCATAATCTGATAGGTGATCGGGGAGTTCGAGCCATCTGCAAAGTTATGAACCGCAGCAAACTGGAAACAATCAACTTGTGCAATAACCAAATCCATGCCAGCGGGGCACAAGTTATCGCCTGTGCCTTGACAAAAAACAGCACTCTGACCACCCTGAACCTGCGTCTCAATCACCTGGGGGACGATGGGGGCCAGGCGATATGCCAGGCCCTCCTGCACAATAGTACCCTGGTTAATGTGCACCTGGGCAGCAATGAGCTGACTGAGCCAACAGGCATTGCAATCTCACTGGTCCTGTCTCGGAACAAGGCACTGAGAAGCATCAACCTTACTTCCAACCGCATCGGAATG GATGGCGGCAAGCAGCTGGTAGAAGGAATGTCAGACAACAAGACACTGGTGGAGTTTGACCTGCGGCTGACGGAAGTGGGACAGGAAAGCGAGTTCTGCATTAACCAGATCCTGAAGAATAATCAGGAGAGAGCCCGCCTGAAAGCACTCCAGCACCACACTTGA
- the TMEM151B gene encoding transmembrane protein 151B produces MTLFNTAPQTLAPCLCMLDNQAINCWTCVEESPGRYQRGFQMVGLGNPNQLQSGVRAGREPPQRADSFGPFTSQLTRSTSSWEKEVQRPVTQSLSKSLCRESHWKCLLLSLLMYCCMGAITWCHVTKVTRLTFDSAYKGKSMMYHDSPCSNGYIYIPLAFLVMLYVVYLVECWHCHTRNELQYKVDLESVHERVQRMQQATPCIWWKAISYHYVRRTRQVTRYRNGDAYTTTQVYHERVNTHVAEAEFDYANCGVKDISKDLMDMENYPVTRLRVTKCFSFANVESENSYLTQRARFFTENEGLDDYMEAREGMHLKNVDFKEYMVAFSDPDNLPWYVSHYVFWIAALLTLSWPLRVLNEYRTSFVHYHVEKLFGFDYVPVTPAEERSFCRRMPRVNTIDSTELEWHIRSNQQLVPSYSEAVLMDLVGLTSCTRYSACRYAGRFRQNCERCHRTISSSSIFSRSALSICNGSPRMPFSGSRFSLGQLYGSRRSCLWQSRSESLNEQSCPTEQTPLSSQVTVEEEPPPYQDALCFPVLIVHRNEGCINHDLHRIHRNGSCVETSL; encoded by the exons GTCTGGGGTCCGAGCGGGCAGAGAGCCTCCTCAACGGGCAGACTCCTTCGGACCCTTTACCTCACAGTTGACGCGCAGTACCTCCTCCTGGGAAAAAGAAGTG CAAAGGCCTGTGACACAGTCGCTCAGCAAATCGCTGTGCAGGGAGTCCCACTGGAAGTGTCTGCTGCTCTCCCTCCTCATGTACTGCTGCATGGGAGCCATCACGTGGTGCCATGTGACCAAAGTCACTAGGCTGACTTTTGACAGTGCCTACAAAGGAAAGTCCATGATGTACCATGACAGCCCATGCTCCAACGGATACATTTACATCCCCCTGGCTTTCCTGGTGATGCTTTACGTGGTTTATCTGGTGGAATGTTGGCACTGCCACACCAGGAACGAGCTGCAGTACAAGGTGGACTTGGAAAGCGTGCATGAACGGGTTCAGAGGATGCAGCAGGCCACGCCATGCATCTGGTGGAAAGCTATCAGCTACCACTATGTGAGGAGAACACGACAAGTCACCCGTTACAGGAACGGGGATGCCTATACCACCACACAAGTGTACCACGAGAGAGTCAACACCCATGTAGCTGAAGCAGAGTTTGACTATGCGAACTGCGGTGTAAAAGATATCTCCAAGGACTTAATGGACATGGAAAACTACCCAGTGACCAGATTACGGGTCACCAAATGCTTCAGCTTTGCCAATGTGGAATCGGAGAACTCTTACCTTACCCAGCGAGCTAGATTCTTCACTGAGAATGAAGGGCTGGATGATTACATGGAAGCCAGGGAAGGGATGCATCTCAAGAACGTGGACTTCAAAGAATACATGGTTGCGTTTTCAGACCCTGACAACCTGCCGTGGTACGTTTCCCATTACGTGTTTTGGATAGCTGCACTCTTGACCCTTTCTTGGCCCCTGAGAGTTCTGAATGAATATCGTACTTCCTTTGTCCATTACCATGTGGAGAAGCTCTTTGGTTTTGACTATGTGCCAGTGACACCGGCAGAAGAACGTTCATTTTGTCGGAGGATGCCACGGGTCAACACAATCGACAGTACTGAGCTAGAATGGCACATCCGGTCTAACCAGCAACTGGTGCCCAGCTATTCAGAAGCTGTACTAATGGATTTGGTGGGCCTTACCTCTTGTACCAGATACTCAGCCTGCCGGTATGCGGGTCGGTTTAGACAGAATTGTGAGCGCTGCCACAGGACTATAAGTAGCTCTTCCATCTTCTCCCGGAGTGCCCTAAGCATCTGCAATGGCAGTCCCAGAATGCCCTTTAGTGGAAGCCGCTTCTCTCTGGGACAGCTCTATGGATCCCGTCGCAGCTGCCTATGGCAGAGTCGGAGTGAGAGCCTTAATGAACAGAGCTGTCCCACTGAGCAAACTCCTCTCTCCAGCCAGGTCACAGTGGAAGAGGAGCCTCCTCCATATCAGGATGCCCTCTGCTTCCCTGTACTCATTGTACATCGCAATGAGGGCTGCATCAATCATGACCTCCATCGTATCCACCGCAATGGATCCTGTGTGGAAACCTCACTGTGA